The following proteins are co-located in the Dehalococcoides mccartyi 195 genome:
- a CDS encoding Fur family transcriptional regulator produces MSCINILKNAGYKLTLQRKLVVDVIHSYPSHLTAEEIISKVQEKFPDINRSTVYRTLELLENTGCVVKSKMDDRTIYHHADEGHHHHLVCSRCGRRIECSDDMLSSLREDIQSKYGFNPNLSHMVINGLCADCRK; encoded by the coding sequence ATGAGTTGCATAAATATTCTGAAAAACGCCGGTTACAAGCTCACTCTCCAGCGCAAGTTGGTGGTGGATGTTATTCACTCGTATCCTTCCCACCTGACTGCCGAGGAGATAATAAGCAAGGTTCAGGAAAAATTTCCGGATATCAACCGTTCCACCGTTTACCGCACTCTGGAGCTTTTGGAAAACACCGGCTGTGTGGTAAAAAGCAAGATGGATGACCGGACTATTTATCACCATGCTGACGAAGGGCATCACCATCATCTGGTTTGCAGCCGCTGCGGACGGCGGATAGAATGCAGTGATGATATGCTTAGCTCCCTGCGTGAAGATATTCAGTCCAAGTACGGGTTTAATCCCAACCTGAGCCACATGGTCATAAACGGCCTGTGTGCTGACTGCCGCAAGTAA
- a CDS encoding radical SAM protein: MGECNKSMGHPCFDMASRSSVGRIHLAVAPRCNIKCNYCTRKYDCANESRPGVASRVITPIEALRLVREAVAAEPRIQVVGIAGPGDPLSNQATFETLQMVRQNFPDLSLCLSTNGLLLSDKIDLLTDAGLDSLTVTVNTLNESSGARIYDYVSYGGEVLRGIEAAALLRDKQLAGIRQAVERGIRVKVNSVLLPGINEHEMPFLARLLGDMGVSVMNIMPLIPQAKFADLTPVSMVLHHKIRTECAEYIRQIHHCQQCRADAVGLLGNKETLFAC, from the coding sequence ATGGGTGAATGTAACAAAAGTATGGGGCATCCCTGCTTTGATATGGCAAGCAGGTCTTCGGTTGGGCGTATTCATCTGGCGGTTGCGCCCCGCTGTAATATAAAGTGCAACTACTGCACCCGCAAATATGACTGTGCCAATGAAAGCCGCCCCGGGGTTGCCTCACGGGTGATTACCCCTATTGAAGCTCTGCGGCTGGTCAGGGAGGCAGTGGCGGCCGAGCCGCGTATTCAGGTAGTGGGTATTGCCGGACCGGGTGACCCCCTGTCCAACCAGGCCACTTTTGAAACCTTACAGATGGTCAGGCAGAATTTTCCGGATTTATCACTCTGCTTAAGCACCAACGGCCTGCTTCTTTCAGATAAAATAGACCTTCTGACAGATGCCGGGCTGGATTCGCTGACAGTTACGGTTAACACTCTTAATGAATCCAGCGGCGCCCGTATTTACGATTATGTATCCTATGGGGGAGAGGTGTTAAGAGGTATAGAGGCGGCTGCGCTTCTCCGTGATAAGCAGCTGGCCGGTATCCGGCAGGCGGTGGAGCGGGGTATAAGGGTTAAGGTCAATTCGGTCTTGCTGCCCGGCATAAACGAACACGAAATGCCCTTTTTAGCCCGTCTGCTGGGGGATATGGGGGTTTCGGTTATGAATATTATGCCTCTTATTCCCCAGGCTAAGTTTGCTGACTTAACCCCGGTTTCTATGGTGCTCCACCACAAAATCCGCACTGAGTGTGCTGAATATATCCGGCAGATACATCATTGCCAGCAGTGCCGGGCTGATGCGGTGGGGCTGTTGGGAAATAAAGAAACGCTGTTTGCCTGTTAA
- a CDS encoding GNAT family N-acetyltransferase, translated as MSRQDCIIRPAIPSDVSQMVALLQDLFLIETDFTFNQSKQQAGLLKLLEQPSAIVLVAEIGGRVAGMCTVQTIISTAEGCPSGLLEDMVVSEAFRGRGVGRILLEAAEDWALSKGFSRLQLLADSRNLPAQGFYRACDWQRTNMVCLRRNLGSAGLAGSPKNLS; from the coding sequence ATGTCCCGCCAAGACTGCATTATCCGCCCGGCAATTCCATCTGACGTCAGCCAGATGGTGGCCCTGCTTCAGGACCTTTTCCTGATAGAGACTGATTTTACTTTTAATCAGTCCAAACAGCAGGCCGGTCTGCTTAAACTGCTGGAACAGCCTTCGGCTATTGTTCTGGTGGCTGAGATAGGCGGCCGGGTAGCGGGAATGTGTACTGTTCAGACCATCATTTCCACAGCCGAAGGTTGTCCCTCCGGTCTGCTGGAGGATATGGTGGTAAGCGAAGCCTTCCGCGGCCGGGGAGTGGGCAGGATTTTGCTTGAAGCTGCTGAAGACTGGGCGCTTTCTAAAGGGTTTTCCCGCCTCCAGCTTCTGGCTGATTCGCGGAATTTACCGGCTCAGGGTTTCTACCGGGCCTGTGATTGGCAAAGAACAAATATGGTCTGTTTGCGGAGAAATCTGGGTTCGGCCGGTCTGGCGGGCAGCCCCAAGAACCTTAGTTAA
- a CDS encoding (2Fe-2S) ferredoxin domain-containing protein, with amino-acid sequence MKTPDYHILVCNSFRVNGDPQGICNRKGAADLLGYLENEIIDRGLNVLVSSTGCLKSCEHGPAMVIYPPGWWYGEVDTAKLDIILDALEDGQAASELCLS; translated from the coding sequence ATGAAAACCCCTGATTATCACATACTTGTTTGCAACAGTTTCCGTGTAAACGGTGACCCTCAGGGTATCTGTAACCGTAAAGGGGCGGCTGACCTGCTGGGTTATCTGGAAAACGAAATAATTGACCGGGGTCTGAATGTGCTTGTTTCCAGCACCGGCTGTCTCAAATCCTGTGAACACGGGCCGGCTATGGTTATTTACCCGCCCGGCTGGTGGTATGGCGAAGTAGATACTGCCAAGCTGGATATCATTCTGGATGCGCTGGAGGATGGCCAGGCTGCCTCCGAGTTGTGTCTTAGCTGA
- a CDS encoding NifB/NifX family molybdenum-iron cluster-binding protein: MSEAAVRDKVAVASYEGVLVNQHLGMAEQLFIYQRTDSGYVFAETRPTPEKGGGEERWKKLAEIIGDCQALLVNGIGETPNGILSDSGLAIYEVEGLVEYALEAIWQGKALRMPRRVARGCRRAMSGEGGMGCG; encoded by the coding sequence ATGTCTGAGGCAGCGGTTCGGGATAAAGTGGCAGTGGCCAGTTATGAAGGGGTGCTGGTTAACCAGCATCTGGGTATGGCTGAGCAGCTGTTTATATACCAGCGGACAGACTCCGGTTATGTATTTGCCGAAACCCGCCCCACTCCGGAAAAGGGCGGGGGTGAAGAGCGCTGGAAAAAGCTGGCAGAGATTATCGGGGACTGTCAGGCCTTGCTGGTAAACGGAATAGGCGAAACCCCGAACGGGATTTTGAGTGATTCCGGCCTGGCTATATACGAAGTAGAAGGTCTGGTGGAATATGCTCTGGAAGCTATCTGGCAGGGCAAGGCCCTCCGGATGCCGCGCCGGGTTGCCCGGGGATGCCGCCGGGCTATGAGCGGTGAAGGCGGTATGGGCTGCGGCTGA
- a CDS encoding nitrogenase component 1: MTVSDYQTAPHEATRNACYLCAPLGASIAFSGIARCLPYLHGGQGCATYIRRYTISHFREPMDIASSSFGEEATVFGGKDNLFCGLKNVISQYQPDLIGIASTCLSETIGENVPALIEEFRQSVDLGETQLVFASTPSYAGSHLTGFHKAVLATAKALAVKKEEHGGINIMPGMISPADIRYIKRICQDLGISAALLPDYSDTLDGVSWPEYHCFPEGGTPVSVLKGMGGAKASIELCRFSDPQLSAASFLEKCHGLPAYRIGLPVGVRAADEFMDLLSGYAGRPLPEGYTRERGRLLDAYVDAHKYVFGRKALVYGDADFVMGIGRFLAEIGMVPVLCTADKGGNLAGQAEDLLAGVEKAVVLEGADFADIETLATELKPDIFIGSSKGYKLARLLGVPLVRLGFPVHDRLGGARLRCVGYAGTQELFDRIVNALLEHRQDESDIGYSYM, translated from the coding sequence ATGACTGTTTCTGATTATCAAACTGCCCCTCACGAGGCTACCCGTAACGCCTGTTATTTATGCGCACCTCTTGGGGCAAGCATTGCCTTTTCGGGGATAGCCCGCTGTCTGCCTTATCTTCACGGCGGGCAGGGCTGTGCAACCTATATCCGCCGTTATACTATCAGCCATTTCCGCGAGCCTATGGATATTGCTTCCTCTTCCTTTGGAGAAGAGGCCACTGTCTTCGGGGGCAAGGATAACCTTTTTTGCGGCTTGAAAAATGTTATTTCTCAATATCAGCCTGACCTTATAGGTATTGCCAGCACCTGCCTTTCAGAAACCATTGGTGAAAATGTGCCGGCCTTAATAGAAGAATTCCGCCAAAGCGTTGATTTGGGTGAGACCCAGCTGGTTTTCGCTTCTACCCCCAGTTATGCCGGTTCACACCTGACCGGTTTTCACAAGGCTGTTCTGGCAACCGCTAAGGCTCTGGCTGTGAAAAAAGAAGAACATGGCGGCATAAACATAATGCCCGGAATGATATCTCCGGCAGATATCCGCTATATAAAGCGCATCTGTCAGGATTTGGGTATATCTGCCGCTCTTTTGCCTGACTATTCGGATACGCTTGACGGGGTAAGCTGGCCTGAATACCACTGCTTCCCTGAGGGCGGTACCCCGGTCTCTGTGCTGAAAGGTATGGGCGGGGCAAAGGCCAGTATAGAGCTCTGCCGCTTTTCAGACCCCCAGCTGTCAGCCGCCTCTTTTCTGGAAAAGTGCCACGGCCTTCCGGCTTACCGTATCGGGTTGCCGGTGGGTGTGCGGGCGGCAGATGAATTTATGGATTTGCTTTCCGGCTATGCCGGGCGGCCGCTGCCGGAAGGCTATACCCGTGAGCGGGGGCGGCTGCTGGATGCCTATGTGGATGCCCATAAATATGTGTTTGGCCGTAAAGCCCTGGTCTACGGGGATGCCGACTTTGTTATGGGTATCGGGCGTTTTCTGGCTGAAATAGGCATGGTGCCGGTGCTGTGTACTGCTGACAAAGGGGGCAATCTGGCCGGGCAAGCGGAGGATTTGCTGGCCGGGGTTGAAAAGGCGGTGGTGCTGGAAGGGGCAGATTTTGCGGATATTGAAACCCTGGCAACTGAACTTAAGCCGGATATCTTTATCGGCAGCAGCAAGGGCTATAAGCTGGCCCGCTTACTGGGTGTGCCCTTGGTGAGGCTGGGTTTTCCGGTGCATGACCGGCTGGGGGGAGCGCGCCTTAGGTGTGTCGGTTATGCCGGCACTCAGGAGCTGTTTGACCGTATTGTCAATGCCCTGCTGGAACACCGCCAGGATGAGTCGGACATTGGCTACAGCTATATGTAA